GGATGTAACGGCCTGAGGCAGAGGATGATTCGTAGACCATAACATGGCCTAGTGCCACATCACGGACGTCCACGTAGACCTGAGTAAGGTTAGCATAGGTCTTGGCTGAGCCGGTGAGATACTTGAGGATATGGACTAGGCTAGCGTTGACCGCTGACTGGAGCGGTGGTCCGAGAACTAGAACCGGGTTTAGAACCACCAAGTCCACACCTTTAGCCTTCGCAGTTTCCCATGCTGATTGTTCCGCTACCATCTTCCCATAGCAATACCAATTCTACAAGGCACCCAAAAAAATAGGTCAGAGTTTGAGAAATTAGGTTTTAAGGCTTGACTCGTGACCTTATTACAGCCACATGGTTACATGTATTTCGGTCGGTGGGTTTGAATAAAACTCCATGCAAAAAATATACTATAGACAaaggtatatatataccttTGTGTTTTTGCAAAAATCAAGATCACTCCAACAATCTTCGTTGACTATGGTTTGAGGGTGACGGTTAGGGTTCATGTAAACAGCACCGATAGATGACGTGAACACCACACGCTTCACCTCGGCTTTAGCCGCCGCGTCGATCACGAACTTGGCTCCGTTCACCGCCGGTTCCAACATTGTCtcctatatatttacattaataaataaGATTAAACCTAATAAAACAGagtaatattaattatggaTTAACCGATATTAggaaaattaaatatagtttacTAACGGGATCATCAGTCATCGGAGAAGCGGTGTGGAAAACGCCATCGCAGCCATCTATTGCGGCACAAAGAGCTTCGTAGTCGAGAAGATCAGCGCTGTGAAGAGTGAGTCTTTCTTTGGCTCCATCAAGCTCTCTGAGGTGGTTGTTCTTGGGATCAGCTGGGTTCCGCACGGTTCCTCTAACGGTGTAGCCTCTCTCCAAGAGTAACTTAACGATCCAAGAAGCAATGTAGCCACCGGCTCCAGTGACGCAAACAAGTTTCCCGTCGGCAGGCATTTTTTTCTGTTGGGTAAGAAGGTTTAAGGGgcctaagagagagagagaaatgttATAAGTTATGATGTGTCGTTTGGAGGAAGCGTTCTAGTTTGTATTTATAGAGACATCAAAAGAAGTCACCGTTTCATAAGTTACTATTTGGCTTTATTTCACCTAACCAAGGTAAAGAGTTGGTGAATGAAGAAGGAACTATCGGGAAtcatatttgatttgatttcttCTTAAAGGACACTAGAGAATAAGTGGAATAGTTTCAAAGTTGTAGGTGATAAGTGTAAATGCATTCCCATAAAAGGTCAAACAAAATCGTCAACCAAAGGTGTTATGAATCTGACTTCTACTTGCCAAGTGGAAAGCCGTATTTGGTTTGCTTTTTAATTTTAGGAAATTGccaaatatatttgaaaacaacaaaataatttttttagcaaaataaaaaaacaaaataaaattgccAATTACTCCAactattaagtttttttttggcagcATCCCTTAAGTTAATAATCCATGTATATGGAGTTCTAGAAGACCTTGATAATAATAAGTTAGTATATTGTACGTACGTTCTTTAAAATCTATATACAAATCTAGGAGTTATGCCTTGTCTTTTGTAGTTTGTTTCTTCTTGGTGTATCATTATCCATTAACTTGGCTTAAACTTATAATCTTATATaccctaattaaaaaaaacaagggGTGGTGAGAGGTTGAGAATATTGACATTGACGATATTGTACATGAATTAGTGTAACTTAAAGCCAGGGGACCCAACCTGTTTACTAATACGAAAGTTCCCCGGAGCATAAGTCCGTATTTTCAACTAATTAACCAATTAATTTGATGTACTACGTGAAAAACATTTACTATATCTTTTGTTATCATTCTTGACCATTAGATTGTTATTGCATTTTTGATAGCAActattttaaagaaaagaagACTGACAAAAGTAAGACTTTGCAAGCCATCTTTGACACAGTTTAATATTTGGACAAGATGAGTGTCTTATTCAAACCGTGTCCTGTCCCAAGATGGTTGAATGTAATTGAACACACAGAAAATTTCCGAGCGGTTTCTCAATCATTTCGGAATTGAATCTCTCACGTGGAAAAATAACCTTATAACCGAGTGACAAACGTGGCTCTTTATCTAGTAAACAACGATTATGCTTTCCTAAAATACAAATGTCACAAACTCTCAGAGACACAACACAGACCAGGTGACGTCATATCTCTCTAACAGGTTCAGTAAAAATCTAGTAACAAAGATAAATAAAGGAAATAGAGAGTCTAAAGCAAATGGTTTTTGTTCACGACGCATAAAGTCCAATTCAAGAGACCCTCTCTTCATCAGAGTCTTTCTCAGTCTCGGAGAGGCTTGAGCTTTTTGGCACTTTCTCATCAGCCTCAGCCTCTTCCCTCTCTTCTGCTTCGTCCTCCATATCATCTGTTTCTCTCCACTTTGGCTCCTCTTCCGACTCTGAGCCATCTCTCTCACTCTCAACCTCTGGATTTTCAAActgttcctcttcttccttagttTCTGTCTCAGTCACTTTCAGGTTCTCTTCACCTTCTTGCATCTCACTATTATAATACTCATCTTCGCTTTCCTCGTCCACATCTCGGCTCACTTCCTGCTCTGCTTCTCTTCTGCCAGTTTCAGCAGCACTCAACTCTTTCAACGATTTGAGATTCTTCCCTTCCCTTGCTGCCTTTTTCCCAGAATCCTTCTTTGATGATGATTCCACGTTTTTGCTTTTCTTGACTTTCTGCCTCTGCATTCTGCAACAGTCATAACATAAGAGGACTTGTACTTTACACACAGGATCACAATAATGACAGACGCATGATCCGTGTTTACTCACATGTCAAATAAAGGAATGGACTCTGGCAGATCAATCTCCATATCCTCCTCCTAATCGATTTAGGGGGAAATCATTAAGCATTTGCGATTACGCATTCACgagaaacaaagaaagaaagaaagaaagacagTATACCTCACTGGCAGAAGAGAGGTCCTCAAGTAGCTCCCAGCGTTCTTTATGGAGATGAAGCTCTTCTGATTCTCCATCAGTATATACTACCTGCAAACCAAATGTGTGGGGGAACAAATAAATAATCCATAATTCTAACAGAGGAGCAACAGAATTTGAGTAGCAGATAATCAAAGATTGTATCTCACTCACCTTATGCACCTTCGTACGACCAGAATAAGACTCTATGGCGCCTTCATAAAAACTGCACAGTGAAACACAAATCAACGATTGGAAACAAGAACCTTTCAACTTTCATATGCACTTACGTCTTGTCCAGTGGCCACCAGATATTCACTCTCTTCCCGACCAAATCCGCGCCAGGGCCATTCGTGTCAGAACCCTGTAAAAGAGAAGAGATATATAAATATCAGTTGGTAACAGATATGTGACAATAATATAAAGGCTAAGGCAACAAAGCTTATTATACCACTTCTTTTTTTGCTGTCCGGCTCCTCACTTGAAGGctctttgaagtttcttcaGATTCTTCTGCCAATGGTCTAGCTCCAACTTGAgaaaccttcttcttcttcaaaagtCGGTCGAAACATGAGAGATTCAACACATACAGTTTTATGATATATCATTAattaaagaagagaaatatATGATAATCTACCTTGTCCTTTGATGATTGTGGAACAGGAGTATCCGAAGAAGCACCTTCCAAGTTGTTTTTCTTAGCAGCTGTGCGAGCTGACGATCTTTTTCCACTGGAGTTCACAACTGCCTTCTTTTTCCCGCCCTTCTGGGGCTTTGTCTTCTTCCTTGATTCTCCAATCTCTGTGTCATCTTCTGGTATTTCACGGTTTGATTCTTTCTCAAAATTCTCTTCTTCGTCCCGGAAGCATGATGCCAACTTCTTCAATTTGGGTGAAGAAGGAGAGTCTAAATCATGATCAGTATCCTCCAGCTTAACCCTGCTTCGTTTAACTGAACCCGTCAGAGCCCTACTAGTAGTGGCTGGGGAAGATTCTTTAACCGGAGGTGTTTTCTTTAGAGAATCTCTTTTCCCTGAAAGCCAAGGAATGTCATAGCCTTCCTCAGGGTTCATCAACGAATTTGGTTTCCTTCCTCTCTTCCCTGTAACTCCTACATCTGTTTCCGCATCTCTACTCTCAGACCACACTTGCTTTCCGTTTGATTTCTCATTCTCATTGATTCGTCGAGTTCCATCTCTCGCAGGTCCCTTGGAACTACTTTTAGAACGAGTCTCCTTGCGAGAATGCCCCAAAACCAGTTTGTCCTACATCAAACGAGTTGGTTAAATAAAGATGCTGAAACTCTACAATGAACgaactccaaatatagagaaAGAATACCTCATTTTCTTTGGTGTCAACAACATTATGAACCTTGGGAGTTTCAAAAACAGTCTGGCATATGGTCGTAACTACTGGAGAATACGCATCCAAGGTGGTCCCTGAAGACTTCAAAGCTTCCATGATGCATGGTTTAAGTTTACGAGCACATCTACTGAGAACCTTCTCCACAAGACTCCAAGCCATTGGTGAAACATTCTAAAACATGAAGACAAATCAAAATCTTAAGTCTGTAGACGGCTAAGAGGATTAACTTGTAAGTAAGAAGAAAGCTCACCTGATTATCTTTTTTGACACTAGCTAATAGAATATCGAGAAACTCCTTGGACACTTCTTCGGTTTCATCTAATACTGTAATCATTATCATCTCCATTGACGAAAACACCACCCGTGGATGATCAGATCTAACAACAGATGCgcacacacacacagacaaaCCAGTTCAGTATATGATCTAAAGAGTTTCTAGAAAATTAGGTTTTGTATTAAATCTACCTTATGAGTCTCAAGAACATGCGAAACATTTGTAGAATGAGGTCATCGCACTCTAGGTCCAGCATGACCAAGCATGATTTGACCTTTGATACATTATCAAGAACAGACTCGGCTTTCTGATAGCTGCGGGAGGATGCATCAGCTAGCTTCTCAAAAGCTTCAATCGTCAACCTGAAGATGTCCTGTGATACAAAAAGAAGCAAGACTTCAAAAGACCATTACAGAGAGTGTCGCTTgaatttgatttgtttacctTCATCTGATCATCAGTGTAAGGAGCTTCTGGGGCAGTAATCCTGACGATTTCGGTTAAGCAGGAGACAACAGAAACCCTAACATCAGAATCAGGGTGGGTCAAGAGGTCACTTGATACCAAAGCCTTCTTGGTGGGAATCAGGGCGTTTTGCATTGACAAGGGTTGATCTTGCTCCACGTTTCTAAGCAGTGACTCAGTTTCCTACACACGCACATGAATGAATTGAAAATTAGAGATCCAATTCATCGATTTTCAAGTTCGGTATCCTAGAAAGGAGCAAGCTTTCACCAAACAATCCACTAAAAACATTAATCGAGATTTCCTTAGCGGCAAGAAAGGGAAACCCTAATCGCATTTCGAAGAATCTGACCTAACAAAAGACACGACTTTGATGGAAGAAATCAAAAGAGGAAGACGTACATCGAGAAGAGTGAGAAGCTCGTCGGTTGAAGGAAGGGTGAGAAGTCTGTTTCCAGCATCGATGAGTGCTTCAGCAAGGTGGTTCAATCCAACAATAGAAGCcatatttgttcttcttcttcccccagaaattcaaaaccctagaaaataaaacagaacATCAAACTGTGTCTTAACCCGAAAACACTGTTATCGACCAAACGCTTAGGATCCTCTCatacaaggagagagagggagagcttTCGGGGGGTAAAGGTTGTGACTTGTGAGGTTAAGCGGTGTGTGCTAAACAATTTATATACCCACACCACTAACTCTAATTACAAAACTATAAAGGCAAAGAGattcattttctttataaaaaaaaaaaaattcaatgaaCATTTAGATTGTGTTGAAATCTCAGAATTTGTTACTATAATTACTGAAAACGGAGAAataatctatttaaaaaaaatgaaggagggcTTTAATAGTTGATTTACCAAAAAGTAACTTTCGCTTTTCTTTCTATGACATTTTACTAACAGACATGTTCCCGCCTTCTTTTTCTCTTCGGTAGTATTTGATAAGATAAAGTTGATTACTAGTTTTGATAGGTTTTTGGAATTAGTTAGTATCATAAGACGAACTTAACAAGCCATCCGCAAGACTTACACCAGCCTTATTCACTAAAGGTTTTATTCGCATTTGGAACAGTAAGCAAATTGATGTTATGATCAGCACATACAGCTTTAACAAGCTTTGACATAATCACGTTGGTTATAGTCTTCAACCAAGACACAGCTGAGAGCCACGCGCTTCTCAATCAGTTTTAGCAATTTCATCAAGACACCGTGAGCACGTGACTTCCTAAGAGTCAGCTCAGATCCATGTCCTCTGGGATAGCAGCTGCCTCAGCGACGGGAGGAATAACAGGACCAACCTCATCGCTTCAAACACAAACTTATAGGACTCGTAAGAAACAACTAAGCGTGGACTTTTCTTATAGCCCAAAGGCACAGTGGTATAATTTGTAAGAGGTCGTAAAGGAACATTTTTGCCTTATAAAGCCCAAATCGTGGTCACTAATTACAATATTGGGCCTGAGTAATATCGACTAATGGGTAATGCCGACAAAAGCAATCGTTTATTCAGACAACCAAAACGTTTCCAGTTCAGTTTCTTCACGGTCttgtaagaaaagaaaaaaaactgggTTCGAATCAATTTGTTTTAGACACAGATTTCAAGTCTATACAATCCCTCTTCACTTATGATCCTAATTTTCAAAAGTTCTACGAATCTGTGATCATGCAGTGGACACCAGTGTATTCAATACAACCtcatgtaaaaagaaaaaaaagatgataaCTTTTAAGgactttttatttgaattttttattttattttgatattagaGAGCAACCTGACCATTTTCAACACCTAATCCATACAAAACACCAGCATATTTCTGCAAGGGACCAACGAAGAAATTCTCCTTAAGCTTTCTGAAAGTACAAGACGTGAGCAAACTATCCGACCCCGCCTGGTGACAGATCCCAACTCTCTCCACCTCCAGCAACTCCGCCAGCTTGTTCAGCCCCCCGTGGAGGCTGTTGCAGAACTTCATCAGGTGCTTAATATCATACACCGTCGGGAAATAAACGTTGATCAGCTCGAAGAAGCTGGTCTGCGAATCAGGCAGGTTCTTGCACGTGAGGAGCTTCAGCAAGTACCCGAAATCGTATCCGCTGTGGAACGTGACCCAGTGCACGTTCCCGTTCAGCACGATCCCGGAGGACATCAGCAGCTCCGCGAATCGACTCGACTCGATCCCTTGTCGAGTGTTCTTCGCGAAGTCGATCCCTGACTGCTTGAGGAGGTCGATGGAGTCGACGGCGAAGATGTCGGAGTCGAGATCGAACTCGCGGAAGTTGAACTGCCAGATGCAGTATTTGCTGTCGGTGCCGCAGGTGGGGAGGTTGCCCTGCTCGTTGGAGAAGGTGAGGCCGAGCTGGATGATGTTGAGGATGTTGACGTTGAGCTTTAAGGTCTCGTAGTGGTAATCGGCGTTTGATTTGAAGGTTCCGACGGGGCGGACGACGATTCCGGGGAACTCGGTGTCCATGGCGACGTAAGGGAAGTCGTCGACGACTTCGCGGATCAGATCCATTTCCTCCTGGAGGTTATCGCTCCAGACTTCGCGGATTTGAATCGAGTCGTCTTTTAGAAACAGAGACATGGTGGGAGGGAGAATCTAGAGAAAAAAACCTAGAACGGATCTAGAGGTAGACCCGATCCGGTTTCATCAAATCTGCGATTAATCCAATACAATCAAACATTTCAATTTCTAACAGATAAATCGAAAAATCGAAGGAGGAGGTGGTACGGGGGGAATCGAACCTGGTAGATGGAAGAGTAGGCGGCGATTGGATTGGTGGTGGGCTAGGGTTTCAGAGGATgtgggtggtggtggtggtggtttaTCGAAAGGGGTAATTGGTAGGAGAAGAAgtgatatttattattattaaatcaaacttttcttcatttttctttttatttattcttttactttttttttgttttcctgcTATTCTGAATccgattttctttttgtttctcaaAAAGTTTTGTTGTTTCTGTTTTCTTAATTAGGATCGCTGCTCATTTCAAGTCGCATTTTTATCATCTTTCTGCATTATTTGCTAAAACAATATTTACCGAAATTCATATTTATAGGAGATGAATATAATTAACCGCTAGGATTTTTACAAACCGTAGTTAAATACACACACAAAAGTCACCGCGAAAGTCTAAAAACTTCGGCTAAATTGTCAATATAACATAATTAAACGGTTAAAtcataaaaagttaaaagactAATGACCACATTTATCTTCTTCCTTGAGCATCTGCTTCCTGTAGCACAAGAACACGACCAATTGAtttcatttatattatttacaagTCCATTGATGCAATGCAAACAAGACCAAAGAGCAAACCAGCTGACAAAATTCACTTATTGAAGTTATAATAAGAGACCACAACATaagtcttacaatgcttgcaaACTCGATAATTAAAATAGTGAAGTTTGCTTAGAgaagttttaaataattatcGAAAA
This Brassica napus cultivar Da-Ae chromosome C6, Da-Ae, whole genome shotgun sequence DNA region includes the following protein-coding sequences:
- the LOC106430708 gene encoding cinnamoyl-CoA reductase 2-like, with product MPADGKLVCVTGAGGYIASWIVKLLLERGYTVRGTVRNPADPKNNHLRELDGAKERLTLHSADLLDYEALCAAIDGCDGVFHTASPMTDDPETMLEPAVNGAKFVIDAAAKAEVKRVVFTSSIGAVYMNPNRHPQTIVNEDCWSDLDFCKNTKNWYCYGKMVAEQSAWETAKAKGVDLVVLNPVLVLGPPLQSAVNASLVHILKYLTGSAKTYANLTQVYVDVRDVALGHVMVYESSSASGRYILAETALHRGEVVEILAKFFPEYPLPTKCSDDKNPRAKPYKFTTQKIKDLGLEFTPIKQSLYDSVKSLQEKGHLRLPQYSNQDNVTIES
- the LOC106430760 gene encoding sister chromatid cohesion protein PDS5 homolog D-like isoform X2; amino-acid sequence: MASIVGLNHLAEALIDAGNRLLTLPSTDELLTLLDETESLLRNVEQDQPLSMQNALIPTKKALVSSDLLTHPDSDVRVSVVSCLTEIVRITAPEAPYTDDQMKDIFRLTIEAFEKLADASSRSYQKAESVLDNVSKVKSCLVMLDLECDDLILQMFRMFLRLIRSDHPRVVFSSMEMIMITVLDETEEVSKEFLDILLASVKKDNQNVSPMAWSLVEKVLSRCARKLKPCIMEALKSSGTTLDAYSPVVTTICQTVFETPKVHNVVDTKENEDKLVLGHSRKETRSKSSSKGPARDGTRRINENEKSNGKQVWSESRDAETDVGVTGKRGRKPNSLMNPEEGYDIPWLSGKRDSLKKTPPVKESSPATTSRALTGSVKRSRVKLEDTDHDLDSPSSPKLKKLASCFRDEEENFEKESNREIPEDDTEIGESRKKTKPQKGGKKKAVVNSSGKRSSARTAAKKNNLEGASSDTPVPQSSKDKKKVSQVGARPLAEESEETSKSLQVRSRTAKKEVGSDTNGPGADLVGKRVNIWWPLDKTFYEGAIESYSGRTKVHKVVYTDGESEELHLHKERWELLEDLSSASEEEDMEIDLPESIPLFDIMQRQKVKKSKNVESSSKKDSGKKAAREGKNLKSLKELSAAETGRREAEQEVSRDVDEESEDEYYNSEMQEGEENLKVTETETKEEEEQFENPEVESERDGSESEEEPKWRETDDMEDEAEEREEAEADEKVPKSSSLSETEKDSDEERVS
- the LOC106430760 gene encoding sister chromatid cohesion protein PDS5 homolog D-like isoform X1, with product MASIVGLNHLAEALIDAGNRLLTLPSTDELLTLLDETESLLRNVEQDQPLSMQNALIPTKKALVSSDLLTHPDSDVRVSVVSCLTEIVRITAPEAPYTDDQMKDIFRLTIEAFEKLADASSRSYQKAESVLDNVSKVKSCLVMLDLECDDLILQMFRMFLRLIRSDHPRVVFSSMEMIMITVLDETEEVSKEFLDILLASVKKDNQNVSPMAWSLVEKVLSRCARKLKPCIMEALKSSGTTLDAYSPVVTTICQTVFETPKVHNVVDTKENEDKLVLGHSRKETRSKSSSKGPARDGTRRINENEKSNGKQVWSESRDAETDVGVTGKRGRKPNSLMNPEEGYDIPWLSGKRDSLKKTPPVKESSPATTSRALTGSVKRSRVKLEDTDHDLDSPSSPKLKKLASCFRDEEENFEKESNREIPEDDTEIGESRKKTKPQKGGKKKAVVNSSGKRSSARTAAKKNNLEGASSDTPVPQSSKDKKKKVSQVGARPLAEESEETSKSLQVRSRTAKKEVGSDTNGPGADLVGKRVNIWWPLDKTFYEGAIESYSGRTKVHKVVYTDGESEELHLHKERWELLEDLSSASEEEDMEIDLPESIPLFDIMQRQKVKKSKNVESSSKKDSGKKAAREGKNLKSLKELSAAETGRREAEQEVSRDVDEESEDEYYNSEMQEGEENLKVTETETKEEEEQFENPEVESERDGSESEEEPKWRETDDMEDEAEEREEAEADEKVPKSSSLSETEKDSDEERVS
- the LOC106430762 gene encoding probable CCR4-associated factor 1 homolog 6 translates to MSLFLKDDSIQIREVWSDNLQEEMDLIREVVDDFPYVAMDTEFPGIVVRPVGTFKSNADYHYETLKLNVNILNIIQLGLTFSNEQGNLPTCGTDSKYCIWQFNFREFDLDSDIFAVDSIDLLKQSGIDFAKNTRQGIESSRFAELLMSSGIVLNGNVHWVTFHSGYDFGYLLKLLTCKNLPDSQTSFFELINVYFPTVYDIKHLMKFCNSLHGGLNKLAELLEVERVGICHQAGSDSLLTSCTFRKLKENFFVGPLQKYAGVLYGLGVENGQVAL